The following are encoded together in the Zygosaccharomyces rouxii strain CBS732 chromosome C complete sequence genome:
- the REV7 gene encoding Rev7p (similar to uniprot|P38927 Saccharomyces cerevisiae YIL139C REV7 Subunit of DNA polymerase zeta which is involved in DNA repair required for mutagenesis induced by DNA damage) yields the protein MNIWIEKWIKIYLKCFINLILYQRNVYPAASFDLTTYQAFNLPQYIPVNRHPQLQQYIEELILDLLGKLLHIYGVSLCIIAKDTGICIERYVLRFDEFEHVDDVGILSETEVFDEFRSSLNSLTAHLEKQPPIRDDTVTFEIIINTLEMQLGHKPREMESIRTQDDQLTFDRDVNWTKCEEDEGLPDPEKSKGIYRPKIKMTSLVGCDVGPLVIRHHSERLIVTDDTLDKIYTSTQESSLQSLPL from the coding sequence atgaatatttggattgaaaaatggattaaAATATATTTAAAATGctttatcaatttgattctATACCAGCGTAATGTGTATCCAGCTGCCTCGTTTGATTTAACCACATATCAGGCTTTTAACTTGCCTCAATATATTCCCGTGAATAGACACCCTCAACTGCAGCAATACATCGAAGAGTTGATATTAGATTTATTGGGTAAACTTTTACACATATACGGTGTCAGTCTCTGTATTATTGCAAAGGATACAGGAATATGTATTGAGAGGTACGTACTaagatttgatgaatttgaacatGTCGATGATGTGGGGATCCTTTCAGAAACAGAGgtatttgatgaatttagatcAAGTTTGAACAGCCTTACGGCGCACTTAGAGAAGCAGCCACCGATTAGAGATGATACCGttacttttgaaatcattatAAACACTTTGGAGATGCAACTGGGCCATAAACCAAGAGAAATGGAGTCTATAAGAACCCaagatgatcaattgacaTTTGATCGTGATGTAAATTGGACCAAGTGTGAGGAGGATGAAGGTTTACCCGATCCTGAGAAGAGTAAAGGAATTTACAGGCCAAAGATTAAGATGACATCGTTGGTTGGTTGTGATGTGGGGCCACTAGTGATACGACATCATTCTGAAAGGTTGATTGTCACGGATGATACtttggataaaatttaTACAAGTACTCAGGAGAGTAGTTTACAATCTCTACCACTTTAG
- the SAL1 gene encoding Ca(2+)-binding ATP:ADP antiporter SAL1 (highly similar to gnl|GLV|KLLA0C11363g Kluyveromyces lactis KLLA0C11363g and similar to YNL083W uniprot|P48233 Saccharomyces cerevisiae YNL083W SAL1 Probable transporter member of the Ca2 -binding subfamily of the mitochondrial carrier family with two EF-hand motifs Pet9p and Sal1p have an overlapping function critical for viability polymorphic in different S. cerevisiae strains) — protein sequence MVSRSGGEIESDEHRNKRYEKLFRRLDCEDRGYLDFEGLKKAFEEDKHPLRKSDDAMAVLFGAMDTDHDNRVTLEDFKKYACLAESQIQRGFQRIDSDHDGRIKPSEVSKYLSQLFPQDEKGSDPMGQGRSRLTHFLQWAFYRNDSSLKEEKEQDSIPYITYDQWRDFLMLVPRKEGSRLQAAYSYFSFLEGDMDLSSEGDMTLINDFIHGFGYFIAGGISGVISRTCTAPLDRLKVFLIARTDLSSTFLHSKKDVLVHNPNADLAKIRSPIIKAITTLYRQGGLRAFYVGNGLNVVKVFPESSIKFGSFEVTKKLMSRLEGSEPDQLSKFSTYIAGGLAGVIAQFSVYPIDTLKFRVQCAPLNNDLRGNKLLFQTARDMYRVGGLQNFYRGVLVGVTGIFPYAALDLGTFTMMKRWYTANQSRKLKIPEDQVSISNLIVLPMGAFSGTVGATMVYPVNLLRTRLQAQGTFAHPATYSGFSDVLVKTIKSEGVPGLFKGLVPNLLKVCPAVSISYLCYENIKSFMKLD from the coding sequence ATGGTTTCTAGAAgtggtggtgaaattgaaagtgATGAACATCGAAATAAACGTTATGAGAAACTATTTCGTCGACTAGACTGTGAAGATAGAGGGTACTTAGATTTTGAAGGGTTGAAGAAGGCTTTTGAAGAGGATAAACATCCTTTGCGTAAAAGTGATGATGCAATGGCAGTCTTATTTGGTGCTATGGATACCGATCATGATAATAGAGTGACGTTAGAGGATTTTAAAAAGTATGCCTGTTTAGCTGAGTCACAAATTCAAAGAggttttcaaagaattgattcaGACCACGATGGTAGAATTAAACCATCGGAAGTTTCTAAATATCTATCACAATTGTTTCCACAAGATGAAAAAGGATCAGATCCTATGGGACAAGGCAGATCCAGACTAACACATTTTTTACAATGGGCTTTCTATAGAAACGATTCCAGTTTGAAAGAGGAGAAAGAACAGGATTCAATTCCTTACATCACCTACGATCAATGGAGAGATTTTCTCATGTTGGTTCCTCGTAAGGAAGGTTCAAGATTACAGGCTGCATATTCTTATTTTAGCTTTTTGGAAGGTGATATGGATCTATCATCTGAAGGTGACATGACTTTAATTAATGATTTTATTCATGGATTTGGTTATTTCATCGCAGGTGGTATATCTGGTGTGATTTCAAGAACTTGTACGGCACCACTTGATAGACTAAAGGTTTTTTTAATCGCAAGAACTGATCTCTCATCAACTTTCCTTCATTCTAAAAAAGATGTATTAGTTCATAATCCAAATGCAGATTTGGCAAAAATTAGATCACCTATTATAAAAGCAATAACTACTCTTTATCGCCAAGGTGGGTTAAGAGCATTTTACGTAGGGAATGGTCTTAATGTTGTAAAAGTTTTCCCTGAAAGTTCAATCAAATTTGGTTCATTTGAAGTGACTAAGAAATTAATGAGTCGTCTCGAAGGCTCTGAACCTGATCAATTATCCAAGTTTTCAACATATATTGCCGGTGGTCTGGCTGGTGTCATTGCTCAATTCTCAGTTTATCCAATCGATACTTTAAAATTTAGAGTGCAGTGCGCTCCACTGAATAACGATTTAAGAGGCAATAAATTGCTTTTCCAAACCGCAAGAGATATGTATCGTGTTGGTGGacttcaaaatttttacagAGGTGTTTTAGTTGGTGTTACTGGTATATTCCCCTACGCAGCATTGGATTTGGGTACTTTTACCATGATGAAAAGATGGTATACTGCCAATCAATCGAGAAAACTCAAAATTCCAGAGGATCAAGTTTCCATTAGTAATTTAATCGTTCTACCGATGGGAGCATTTAGCGGTACCGTCGGTGCTACTATGGTTTATCCCGTAAATCTTTTGAGAACAAGATTACAAGCTCAAGGAACATTTGCGCACCCTGCCACTTATAGTGGATTCTCAGATGTCTTGGTTAAAACTATTAAATCTGAAGGTGTCCCTGGTCTATTTAAAGGGCTGGTACCCAATTTATTAAAAGTATGCCCCGCTGTTTCCATTAGCTACTTGTGTTATGAAAACATAAAAAGCTTTATGAAGCTAGACTag
- the AXL2 gene encoding Axl2p (similar to uniprot|P38928 Saccharomyces cerevisiae YIL140W AXL2 Integral plasma membrane protein required for axial budding in haploid cells localizes to the incipient bud site and bud neck glycosylated by Pmt4p potential Cdc28p substrate): MRDLQILVLLVVLSFGPLVGVRCQPIEGFPLDAQWPPVARVDKPFELQISNDTFQSTTTGVQINYEAFDLPSWLSFDSGARTFTGTPQKDDLKNGLTTNVPVTLQGTDPSDNEKLNKTYNLVVTGKTSIDVASNFNLLALLKNYGSTNGQGGLILKPNQEFNITFDRDSFTNQDYITEYYGISEPNNVPLPSWMVFDANNLKFSGVTPIAHSQIAPQVTYQFALGATDVNGYSSASIPFSIVVGAHELTTSIQNTLMVNMTKSGNFDYQLPLDYVFLDNETISNDDLGSIETLNAPNWVSLSNGTLSGKMPLDGSSPSKVNFSVAVHDTYGDAIYWNFQVASTNELFATNSLPNINATRGEWFQYNFLPSQFTNINETEVSVNFPNSSQGHDWINFQSSNLTLLGEVPDDFNSLSVALVAKENSQQQQLSFKLVGMDDRNRHHNSTTSSRSHSSTRHSKSSGSRSATATATSSSSSSGTAALMPAKKNHSGKNTAAIAAGVTVPVVVLAAAALFFFLWWRRRHNDMGKDAEKSPDISGPDIDNPANRPNQSLSENPFSDNGSGTNPEQFGALAASNLDRNSLSGSEVSTLDEKQNTSDASRIVQRELTSPSSEMLLPTPLPVSHSNESNFFNPNDRSSSVYRDSEPALQKSWRYSENSKTERSLRDSARTNSTVSTLDLFNTVIKEDQPIPRDPRKSTLGQRDSVFGGNKESPKKTNSRAKFASENNMLPILDEQSHDSNSRTNMAMTMSSSSSSDELIPMQENGKFNWVSKSKAKRTPSKKRLVQTQHESNVDVGQADEVEGHVPEQI, encoded by the coding sequence ATGCGGGATCTCCAGATACTGGTACTGCTCGTGGTTTTGAGCTTTGGGCCTCTGGTAGGCGTACGATGCCAGCCCATTGAAGGGTTCCCACTTGACGCGCAATGGCCACCTGTTGCGAGGGTTGATAAACCGTTTGAACTACAAATATCTAACGATACGTTCCAGTCAACTACGACAGGCGTTCAGATAAACTATGAAGCCTTCGATTTACCAAGTTGGCTATCATTTGATTCTGGAGCTCGAACATTCACAGGTACTCCACAAAAggatgatttgaaaaatggattgaCTACTAACGTGCCCGTCACTTTACAAGGAACTGATCCCAGTGATAacgaaaaattgaataaaactTATAATCTGGTGGTTACAGGTAAGACTAGTATTGATGTAGCAAGTAATTTCAATCTATTGGCGttattaaagaattatGGATCCACCAATGGTCAAGGTGgtttaattttaaaaccTAATCAAGAATTTAATATCACTTTCGATAGGGATTCTTTCACCAATCAAGATTATATTACAGAGTATTATGGTATTTCAGAGCCTAACAACGTACCATTACCAAGTTGGATGGTATTTGATGCAAATAACTTAAAATTTAGTGGAGTAACACCGATTGCTCATTCACAGATTGCACCTCAAGTTACTTATCAGTTTGCGCTTGGTGCAACAGATGTTAATGGTTACTCGTCAGCATCTATCCCATTCTCCATAGTGGTTGGTGCGCATGAGTTAACCACATCTATTCAAAACACTTTAATGGTCAATATGACTAAGTCAGGAAACTTTGATTATCAACTTCCTTTGGATTACGTGTTTCTGGATAATGAAACTATTTCCAATGATGACTTGGGTAGCATAGAGACTCTCAATGCACCAAATTGGGTTTCACTAAGCAATGGTACTTTAAGTGGTAAAATGCCCCTGGACGGTAGTTCACCATCTAAAGTCAATTTTTCCGTGGCGGTTCATGATACTTATGGTGATGCTATCTATTGGAATTTCCAGGTTGCATCTACAAATGAATTATTTGCCACCAATTCTCTACCAAATATTAACGCTACAAGAGGTGAATGGTTTCAATATAATTTCTTACCATCGCAATTTACCAATATCAATGAGACTGAGGTTTCTGTTAATTTCCCTAATTCTTCACAAGGTCATGATTGGATCAATTTccaatcttcaaatttgaCATTACTGGGTGAAGTTCCAGATGATTTCAACTCTTTGTCAGTAGCATTGGTCGCTAAAGAAAATTcccaacaacaacagttgAGTTTCAAGCTAGTTGGAATGGATGACAGGAATCGTCATCATAACTCTACTACATCATCTAGATCACATTCATCTACTCGCCATTCCAAGAGTTCAGGTTCACGTTCGGCTACTGCAACAGCGacatcatcgtcatcatcatcggGAACTGCTGCCCTGATGCCtgcaaagaaaaatcaTTCAGGGAAAAACACAGCGGCCATCGCTGCCGGTGTAACAGTCCCCGTTGTCGTGCTTGCAGCCGCAGCactgttcttctttttatGGTGGAGACGTAGACATAATGACATGGGCAAAGATGCTGAAAAATCTCCCGATATTAGTGGTCCTGATATCGATAATCCAGCAAATAGGCCTAATCAAAGTCTCTCCGAAAATCCGTTTAGTGATAATGGTTCAGGTACGAATCCTGAACAATTCGGAGCTCTAGCGGCATCAAATTTAGACCGCAACTCCTTGTCAGGTTCTGAAGTTTCTACTTTGGACGAGAAACAAAATACTTCCGACGCTAGTAGAATCGTCCAACGTGAACTTACATCACCAAGTAGTGAGATGTTATTACCGACTCCACTACCAGTTTCACATTCTAATgaatccaatttctttaatccAAACGATAGATCATCATCAGTGTACCGTGATAGTGAACCTGCATTACAAAAATCATGGAGATATAGTGAAAATTCTAAAACGGAGAGATCCCTTAGAGATAGTGCACGGACGAATAGTACGGTTTCAACGCTTGATCTATTCAATACGGTAATAAAAGAGGATCAACCAATACCTAGGGACCCCAGAAAATCAACCCTGGGTCAAAGAGATTCGGTATTTGGGGGTAATAAAGAATCACCCAAGAAAACAAACTCAAGAGCCAAATTTGCATCTGAAAATAATATGCTCCCGATATTGGATGAACAAAGTCatgattcaaattctaGGACTAACATGGCGATGACAATGTCaagttcttcatcttctgacGAACTAATTCCCATGCAGGAAAATGGGAAATTTAACTGGGTATCTAAATCGAAAGCAAAAAGAACGCCGAGTAAGAAACGACTAGTCCAAACACAACATGAATCCAACGTTGACGTTGGCCAGGCTGATGAAGTAGAAGGACACGTACCTGAACAAATATGA
- a CDS encoding uncharacterized protein (conserved hypothetical protein), translated as MSLKVLNLAPRTVSTRALLSLRSSRPFTTKNGVLNNSNKKDGNLVDPTSEEDLASRPDANATTSTDYYEYKRVVRDSTNKGFAATWLNALAERQRQLAQGKVIDSYSYSHVNSTDVIDKTRKDSFAFVALPFRDDPVVADFYVNAAGRLRMGQLFQDLDSLAGKIAYQHTAPVEPMIVTASVDRIYLLQNVDYIADVNVILSGSVIYTGRSSMEIAISARALRKDMPKVISEETLSDNDIFMTASFTFVARNPETHKSMAINRLLPLNEREWMDFKRAESRMAAKKLKANSMDLEKNPPTKVESGIIHQLWSASKELAQVQAKPSNVLFMKDTTKKSTMFMQPQYRNRHSYMIFGGYLMRQTFELAYCAAASFSHAFPRFISLDSLTFQTPVPVGSILHMDATVVYTEHLHISKSKPKVASVTDSAIDGNTVFHFQPTPVNRLSMHAGDFLSKPGTLVQVKVDTSVQELASEVSNKSGSFIYSFYAPRDIDEEHVGQPGYATVIPESYSEMIEYIQGRRRAAETANYAESIKQSAKL; from the coding sequence ATGAGTTTGAAGGTATTGAATCTTGCTCCTCGTACCGTTTCTACGAGAGCATTGCTCAGTTTGAGATCTTCACGTCCATTTACTACTAAGAATGGGGTTTTaaataacagtaataagAAAGATGGCAATTTAGTGGATCCAACTTCAGAAGAGGATTTAGCATCAAGACCAGATGCTAATGCAACAACCAGCACAGACTATTATGAATACAAGCGTGTTGTGAGAGATTCTACTAACAAGGGGTTTGCTGCTACATGGTTAAATGCATTGGCAGAAAGACAAAGACAGCTGGCACAGGGTAAGGTTATTGATTCTTATTCGTATAGTCATGTTAATTCTACTGATGTTATTGATAAGACAAGAAAGGACTCGTTTGCCTTTGTTGCGTTACCATTCAGAGATGATCCTGTAGTGGCAGATTTCTATGTTAATGCAGCTGGTAGATTGAGAATGGGTCAATTGTTTCAAGATTTAGATTCATTGGCTGGTAAAATTGCTTATCAACATACTGCACCAGTCGAGCCGATGATTGTTACCGCTAGTGTTGATCGTATCTAccttttacaaaatgtgGACTATATCGCTGATGTCAACGTTATTCTATCAGGATCAGTGATCTATACAGGTAGATCATCGATGGAAATTGCTATCAGTGCCAGAGCGTTGAGAAAAGATATGCCTAAGGTAATTTCTGAAGAAACTTTATCCGACAATGATATCTTTATGACTGCATCATTCACGTTTGTTGCTAGAAATCCAGAGACCCATAAATCGATGGCAATTAATAGGTTGTTACCATTGAATGAAAGAGAGTGGATGGATTTCAAACGTGCAGAATCTCGTATGGCagctaaaaaattgaaggcAAATAGTatggatttagaaaagaatCCACCAACTAAAGTTGAATCTGGTATTATTCATCAACTGTGGTCTGCATCGAAGGAATTGGCTCAAGTTCAGGCAAAGCCATCAAATGTGCTCTTTATGAAAGATACAACTAAAAAATCTACCATGTTCATGCAACCTCAGTACAGAAACAGACATTCTTACATGATCTTTGGTGGTTATCTTATGAGACAAACTTTTGAATTGGCTTACTGTGCTGCAGCTTCATTCTCGCATGCATTCCCCAGATTTATCTCTTTGGACTCTTTGACCTTCCAAACTCCTGTACCTGTTGGTTCCATCTTACACATGGACGCTACTGTGGTCTACACCGAACATTTGCACATCTCAAAGAGTAAACCCAAGGTGGCTTCCGTTACCGATAGTGCTATCGATGGCAACACAGTTTTCCATTTCCAACCAACTCCAGTTAACAGGTTGTCTATGCATGCTGGTGATTTCTTGTCTAAACCGGGTACTTTGGTTCAAGTTAAAGTCGATACTTCAGTACAAGAATTGGCATCTGAAGTTTCTAATAAATCTGGATCATTCATCTATTCGTTCTATGCGCCAAGAGACATTGACGAAGAGCATGTTGGCCAACCAGGTTATGCTACCGTGATCCCTGAATCCTACTCAGAAATGATTGAATATATTCAGGGTAGAAGACGTGCCGCTGAGACTGCCAACTACGCGGAGAGCATCAAGCAAAGTGCAAAGTTGTGA